The region GGATTATGTTTGTCATTTTATTGCTCTCACCAGATCTATCGGCACTTGGGTATTTGAAAAACAATAAGATTGGCTCGATATTTTATAACCTATTTCACACCTATAGTATTCCGATGACAATAATCATTTATAGTTTGTTGACACATAGCCAAACTTTGTTAATGATTAGCTTAATTTGGGTAGCCCATATCGGGATGGATCGAATGCTTGGTTATGGATTGAAATATCCGACAAAGTTTCAAGATACTCATCTGAATCGTATCTGAGTGGGGGACTGGGATTTCTTTAGCTCGTCCTACTTCGCTTGTACCGTCCCCCGAGATTACTGAAAATGTAAATCGCTGATATAACTTCTGAAACCGATGATATATCATTGGATTCAATTATTAAAAAGCAAAACTTTGTGTTTAGGAGTTACAGATAATCGTTTTCAGCTGCCACCTGCACCCTTGTACCACAAACATGCGTTCACTCAAAGTTATCAAGCATTGCACGCACTTCACCTGTTGACTCTGTTTTCATCAATTGATTTCTTAATTCACTCGCCCCTCGAAACCCGCGGACATATATCTTGAAAAATCGACGAAGAGGTTTGAATGAATGTGGCTCGAATGCTTTGGAATATTTATCATGGAGATCTAGCTGCAGTCTTAGGAGATCAAGCAATTCTTTACTACTATGATCTTTTGGCTGCTTTTCAAAGGCAAATGGATTTTTAAAAACACCACGTCCAATCATAATCCCATCAACACCATATTGCTGAGCAAGCTTCAAACCAGTTTGCCGATCAGGAATATCTCCATTGATTGTCAAAAGTGTATCTGGTGCCACTTGATCACGAAGTTTCTTAATCTCCGGAATCAGTTCCCAATGAGCATCTACCTTACTCATTTCTTTTTTCGTACGCAGATGAATGGAAAGATTAACGATATCCTGCTTCAATACGTGTGTTAACCAGTCGTGCCATTCACCAACTTCCGTGTAACCAAGTCTTGTTTTCACACTAACGGGCAAGCCGCCTGCTTTTGCTGCTTGTATGATATCCGCTGCAACTTCTGGACGACGGATTAGACCGCATCCTTTCCCTTTTGGTGCCACATTCGGTGCAGGGCAGCCCATATTGATGTCGACCCCCTTAAACCCTTGTTTCGCCATTCCAATGCTCATTTGCCGAAAGTATTCTGGCTTGTCCCCCCATATATGCGCCACAATAGGTTGTTCATCTTCTGTAAAAGCCAATCGCCCACGCACACTAAGCTTTCCCTCTGGGTGACAATAACTTTCCGTGTTTGTAAACTCTGTAAAAAACACATCAGGTCTGGCTGCTTCACTCACCACATGGCGAAAAACAACATTGGTCACATCTTCCATCGGTGCCAGTACAAAAAACGGCCTTGGTAAATCGCGCCAAAAATTATCTATCATATCAAATTCATATCCTCTCATTATATACACTAGGGCAAGCGAGACTACTTCTTTTTTTAGTGGTCTCAGATAGGTACTTGTCCCAAAATAAAAAGCAAAGATATCTCTGCTTCCTATACACTTATACCATGGTTTGAAATAAGGTTCAATCACAAAATATCCCCGCCAAACCGTCGTGGCGGAGATACTTTTCCGAGTATATTAGTGCCTAAACCGGTGCAAAAAGCTTTGCAGCCGCTCATTCGTTGTATTTTCCAGTACATCCATGGGCGGTCCTTGTTCGGCAATTACCCCATTATCCAGGAATAAGATACGATCCGCCACATCACGGGCAAATTCCATTTCGTGGGTAACGAGCACCATTGCCATTTCCCCTTCCTTGGCGATATCACGGATCACCTCAAGCACTTCGCCGACAAGTTCCGGGTCAAGTGCTGAGGTCACCTCGTCAAACAGCATGATTTTCGGACGCATCACCAATGCACGGGCCATGGCTACCCGCTGTTTCTGCCCACCGGAAAGCTGGCTTGGATAATTATCCAATTTATCTCCCAATCCGACCTTTTCCAGCATTTCCATCGAGCGCTTTTTGGCTTGTTCCTTATTTTCCTTTTGGACATGAATGGGCGCTGTCATACAATTTTCCAAAATAGACATGTGGGGAAATAAATTAAAATGCTGAAAGACCATGCCAATGTTTCCGCGTATTTCCCGTAAATGTTTTTCGTTGGCGGGGACAAGCTTGTTGCCTTTTTTCATCTGCCATAAATTTTTACCATCGACAATAATATCTCCCGAGGTTGGCTCTTCCAAGGTCATCAACAAGCGGATAATGGTGGTTTTGCCTGATCCGCTCGGGCCAATAACCGCGATTTTTTCACCTGGTTTGATGTCTAAATCAATTCCCCGCAATACCTTTACATCACCAAATGATTTATGCACGTCTTTATACATGACAATTGGTTCCGTCATTTTAAGAAACAGCTCCTTTGTTTTCCTGAACTTTCGTATTTACCGCTTTTTTATCGAAACGCCGGTTCATTTTTTTCTCCAGTTTATTAATCAGTAGTGCGGACGGATAACTTAATACCAGGAATAAAATGGCAACAATTGTGATGGGTTCAAGATACTTCCAATGCTGTGAACCAAATTCATTGGCCATAAACAGGATTCCTGATACACCAACTGTTGAGGCCAGTGGTACCTCTTTGAACATGATAATTAAATAGTTTCCCAGCATTGGAATGGTTGGCGGTATCGCTTGGGGCAGAATGATTTTTGTCCACTTTTGTTTGGTGGAAAAGTTCAATGCCCGAGATGCTTCCCATTGTCCAACGCCAACACTGTCGATTCCGGAGCGATACACTTCACCGATATATGTACTATAGTGTATCCCAAGGCCGAGTACTGCGCTTGTAAATGGATCCAACGTTACACCGATTCCTGGTACCATTGGCCATGCATAATAAAGGAAAAATAGCTGAACCAGTGGTGGGGTTGACCGGATAAACTCCATGATCCATGATAACACCCATCTAATCGCTTTTATCGGAATACGCTTGGCAAATGTCCAGAAGAACCCAAAGATTAAGGCAAATAAATAACAGGCAATGGTTAAACCCAGTGTGATGCCAAGCCCTTGCAATACAATTGGAAATGAATCAAAGAATGTCTCCCAGCTCCAGCCGTTATCAGTCATTGACTAGCCACCCCTTTCTTTGATACCTTTTCCATTTTCTTTGTAAGCCAAATTAATGGAAGGGCTAGAATGAAGTAGAATACCAATACTAATAAATAAATGGTTGGTGCCTGTGACAGGTTTGCACTGCGCAGTATGTCCCCCTGGTACAAAATATCCGTCATACCAATTAATGAAACAAGGGAGGTTGATTTAAGCATGAGGATGAGATAATTGCCAAACTCAGGCAACATCATCCGCACTGCCTGTGGGAAAACAACCAGTCGCATGCGCTGAAAGGAAGACATATTTAATGCGGTGGCAGCTTCGGTTTGTCCCTTAGCAACGGATACAATGGAACCGCGAACGATTTCCGATAGATAAGCACCATAGTTTAAGGAAATGGCTAGCACCCCTGCCCAATAGTTACTGCCAATATCAAAGTTAAACAACATTGGCAAGGCATAGTAAAACCAAAACAGTTGAACAATGAGGGATGTCCCGCGAAATACCTCTACGTAAAAACCGGTAAATTTCCTCAGTATTATATTATTGGAAAGCCGGCAAAATCCGGCAATGAAAGCTACTAAATACCCTATCACAATGGAGGCGAGAAGAACAGTTACAGTAACTTCAACGCCTTTCATCAGAATCGGGAAAACGTGACTTATTGTACTAATCGTAATCACTCCTTTAATGAAATAGGGTCGGACCCCCGGGTGAGGGAGATCAGACCCTATGGAGTTGCTAAAACACTATCAATTTCTAGTAATTTTCACCGCTGCAAACACTTTCTGCGGTAATATCATCGGGAGCACTATTCGTCTCGCCGCTGAACCCGTTTTTCTCCAAAAGTTCAGCGACTTTTCCGCTGTCCTTTAGTTCTGCCAGTTTCTCATTATAGGCTTCGCGTAGTTTGTCGTTGCCTTTTTTGAAGGCTGCGGCACCATAGCTCGGTACCCCTTCTATATCCTCAGGCTGCTCGAAGTCCTCAACGAATTCCAGTTTATTACTGTCAGATGATTCAAAAGCCATTTTGATCGTCATTTCGGTACCGGTTGTTGCATCGGCGCGCCCGGATTCAACTGCAGAAAAAGTTGCAGGAATATCCGGTGCACTTTGAATTTGCTTCTTGTCAACCCCTTCCTTGGTTACAAAGTCATTTTCGGTGGCACCGGACATAATGGATACGGTTGCATCCTTATCAGCCAAATCCTTATAGCTGTGCAGGTCCAGCGGGTTGCCTTTTTGCACGATTAGTCCTTCCCCATACATCATTTCCGGTTCACCAAAGTCGGCGTTTTCGCAACGTTCCGGAGTGATGGCCATCCCAGCTGTAATTACTTCAAATTTTCCAGCGTTTAACCCGGGAATTAATTGACTATAGTCGGCAAGCTGTCCTTCCACATTGTCTACACCCAGTTCTTTGAAAACTGCAGTAGCAATATCCACTGCGGCACCTTTTAATTCGCCGCTATCATCCTGGTAAGCGTACGGCTTTTCATTGGCAAAACCAACTGTTACGGTGCCCTTTTCTTTCAATTTCTCAAGCAGATTGCCATCACCGTCACTTTCCCCACTGGCATTATCTGATCCGCATGCAGCCAGCATAACTAACACAAAACACAAAATGGGCATGAATAACGTCTTCTTCATTTTCTAAAATGACCTCCCCTTTTATTTTAAGCATTAACTATTCACGTGAAGTGTCTAACAATGCTTTCATCAAATCTTTCTTGGATAACTCTAATAATGGCAGGGTAATTCTTCATACTTATGGGCTACCTATGTACTAGGTGAATATACTGTTTTTGATGGGTGAAAAAGGAAAAGATGCTGGGTTTAAGTGGACATAATATAATACTAAAGAGATTTTTCAGATTCCTCAAATGTGATATTTTCGGATAATTTTGATTTAAACGGCATATCCTATCGTGTTACGAATCAAGCTATCTAATACCAAAGTATGCTTGTTTATATGTCAGCATGCTCATATATACTCGAAATTTATGAAGTTTGTTATAATTCATGGAGATCTTAGGTGCTGGATATAGACATTACCAAGAGAACACGGTACGATAGCAGGGAATACTGATTTGGATGGAGGGATCATGATGAATGTTGTTGTCATTGGTGCAGGTGCTTTAGGGGCTTATTTTGGTATACGCCTGTCGGAAGGTGGGGCGAATGTTACATTTCTGGTTCGGGAAAAACGAGCCAGGCAAATTGAAGAAAACAAACTGGCCGTCAAAAGTCCTCAAGGGGATTACACAATCAAAAAACCGCAACTTGCTACAGACGCTGCAGAAATTGACCAAGCGGATCTCGTACTTGTTTGTGTGAAGGGATATCACTTAGAGGGAACATTGGATAATTTGAAGAAATTGGTTGATCAAGGCGCACATGTATTACCGGTGTTAAATGGAATCGAACACATTAGCTATTTGCAGGACAAACTGGGTAAAGATGCGGTGATTGGCGGTCTTTCTTTTATTATTGCAACATTGGACGAACAAGGTCATGTCGTCCATTCAAGTGACTTCCATCAACTTGTCTTTGGTCCGCTTCATTCAACGCAAATGCCTATTTGTAAACGGTTGGATGAGCTTTGTAAAGCAGCAAATATTTCAGGGAAGCTTAGTGGGCATATTTTATATGAACTTTGGAAGAAGTATACATTTATTAATGCGTTTTCCGGAGTCACGACCGCTGCAAATCTACCAATTGGTGCCATTCGCAAGCATAATAGTACATTCTTGATTGTGGAAATGATCTTGCAGGAAATGCGAACACTTGCCAAAGCTTATCATACAGAGATTGCCGCTGATGACGTAGAAGCGGCCAAAACACAGTTGCTGAATTTACCTGATGAAGCTACCTCATCCATGCATCAGGATCGCCGCAAAGGCTTAACATTGGAAGTTGATCACTTACATGGCGGCGCCCTCCGTTTAGCTAAGGCAGTCGGTGTTGATATGCCATACACGGAAGCAGTATATGGATTAATTAAACCGTTTGAGAATGCTTAAAGACAATATTACTTTACAGGGAGTGCAAAAATGCTAGGTTACTTGATTATTGGAATTCTTATTATCTTAATTGTTCTTGTGTTAACATTGGTTTCCATTTCCAAGGGATACGCTTATCAACATACAATTGATCCATTGCCACAGGAAAATAATGAGGGGAATAGCGCCACTGGCGAATAACAAATAATAAAGAAGCAGCATGTGATTTTCGGAACACTGGAAAGCATGCTGTTTTTTATCCTAAGTAACCGTGGGCCTAAACAGGAGCATGCTGGAGGTGAGATGTATATTTAACCTATTGATCTGGCTAATAATTATCGCACTATTTATCTTAAGTTTTGCCGGGATCCTATTTCCCATTATTCCTTCATCGCTCGTTCTTTGGGTGGCGTTTTTACTATATCACTTCGCCATCAATTCTAGTGAGTTAACACTTGTTTTTTGGATAGCAATGGCAGTTTTGACAATATTGCTTATCGGATCTGATATGTTAGCAAACAGTTATTTCGTGAAAAAATTTGGTGGCAGTAAATGGGGAGAACGCGTTGCTGCTATTGCTGTAATTATCGGCTCGTTCGTGATTCCGCCCTTTGGGATTGTGGTTATCCCATTTCTTGCGGTTTTCACAATTGAGCTTATGCAACAGCGAAGTTCCCAAGAAGCGATTCTAGCCGCTGTTGGTTCATTTCTTGGATTTTTTGGTGGAGCACTGGCAAAGGTTATGATTCAACTTCTAATGATCATTTGGTTTATAATAGTAGTTATCATGTAAGGATAATGAACAATAAGAAAGGAGCTAGTAGTTATGAAAAAACCGCCTCGAGTGCTAACGATAGCAGGATCGGCTGCAGGTGGAAGTGCTGGGATTCAGGCAGATTTAAAAACCTTTCAGGAACTTGATGTATATGGAATGAGTGTGGTTACAGCTATTGTTGCCCGCCACCCAACAACAAATAAAAACGTCCATCCGCAAACATTGGAGGCCATTGAAGCGCAGTATGCCACAGCGGTTGATCAGGTTGGACTTGATGCATTGAAAACGGGTATGCTTTTTTCCAAGGAAGTTATTCTAAAGACAAGTGAGATTATCCAAAAAGGCGCAACTGATTATCATGTTATTGACCCAGTAATGGTTGGGAAACTGGATTCGAAACTATTGGAGGACGACGCGATTGAGGCGATGAAATCGGAGCTATTCCCATTGGCAACGATCATTACGCCAAATATGCCAGAAGCATCTTTCTTGCTGGATGAACGTAAACTTGAAAATTTGGATGATTTAAAACAAGCCGCGATCGATTTGCATAAGCTTGGTTCGAGATATGTTTTGGTAAAGGGTGGTCGGTTAACAGGACCGGCAGTCGATGTGTTGTACGATGGGACCCAATTGACAACGTTTACTGCACAGCGCATTGATACGGTAAATACTAGTGGTGCCGGGTGTTCCTATTCAGCTGCCATTACGGCTGAACTGGCTAAGGGACATGATGTCATTGAAGCGGTGAAACTGGCAAAAACCTTTGTGACGGCTGCGATTGCATATGGTTTTACATATACGGAAAAGGTTGGTCCTACGTATCACGCAGCAATGCGGATGAATGGCGAACCGCACCAAATCATCGTTGAAAAGATGGAGGGATGAAAAATGGGGAAACGGGCATTGATTAATATTGACTACACATATGATTTTGTCGCCGAAGATGGGAAATTAACCAGTGGGAAACCCGGGCAAGCGATTGAGAACCAGGTTGTCGAATTGACCAAGGATTTTATCAAAGCAGGAGACTATGTGGTGTTTGCCATTGATGGACACGAGGAAGGCAATACGTATCATCCTGAGGCCGCGTTATTCCCGCCACATAACCTTAATGGCACAAGTGGGCGGGAGCTTTATGGGAAGTTGGCAGCTGTTTACAAGGAAAATAAAGCAGCCGACCATGTTTACTATATGGATAAAACCCGCTATAGCGCATTTGCCGGAACCAATCTGGAAATCAAATTACGTGAACGGGCCATTGATGAAGTACACTTAATTGGCGTATGTACCGACATTTGTATCTTGCATACGGCTGTGGATGCTTATAATAAAGGATTTCGAATCGTTGTCTATAAAGATGCAGTTGCAAGTTTTAATCAAACCGGGCATGAATTTGCTTTGTCCCATTTTGTTCACACATTGGGAGCTAAAGTGGTGTAAATGGGTTGAGAAGG is a window of Lentibacillus daqui DNA encoding:
- the ehuD gene encoding ectoine/hydroxyectoine ABC transporter permease subunit EhuD, translated to MTDNGWSWETFFDSFPIVLQGLGITLGLTIACYLFALIFGFFWTFAKRIPIKAIRWVLSWIMEFIRSTPPLVQLFFLYYAWPMVPGIGVTLDPFTSAVLGLGIHYSTYIGEVYRSGIDSVGVGQWEASRALNFSTKQKWTKIILPQAIPPTIPMLGNYLIIMFKEVPLASTVGVSGILFMANEFGSQHWKYLEPITIVAILFLVLSYPSALLINKLEKKMNRRFDKKAVNTKVQENKGAVS
- a CDS encoding DUF456 domain-containing protein: MLEVRCIFNLLIWLIIIALFILSFAGILFPIIPSSLVLWVAFLLYHFAINSSELTLVFWIAMAVLTILLIGSDMLANSYFVKKFGGSKWGERVAAIAVIIGSFVIPPFGIVVIPFLAVFTIELMQQRSSQEAILAAVGSFLGFFGGALAKVMIQLLMIIWFIIVVIM
- a CDS encoding cysteine hydrolase family protein; the protein is MGKRALINIDYTYDFVAEDGKLTSGKPGQAIENQVVELTKDFIKAGDYVVFAIDGHEEGNTYHPEAALFPPHNLNGTSGRELYGKLAAVYKENKAADHVYYMDKTRYSAFAGTNLEIKLRERAIDEVHLIGVCTDICILHTAVDAYNKGFRIVVYKDAVASFNQTGHEFALSHFVHTLGAKVV
- a CDS encoding DUF4260 domain-containing protein, producing the protein MKIAMVLRIEGLLVLALSIYVYFYLQFSWIMFVILLLSPDLSALGYLKNNKIGSIFYNLFHTYSIPMTIIIYSLLTHSQTLLMISLIWVAHIGMDRMLGYGLKYPTKFQDTHLNRI
- the ytzI gene encoding YtzI protein, translating into MLGYLIIGILIILIVLVLTLVSISKGYAYQHTIDPLPQENNEGNSATGE
- the ehuB gene encoding ectoine/hydroxyectoine ABC transporter substrate-binding protein EhuB; translated protein: MKKTLFMPILCFVLVMLAACGSDNASGESDGDGNLLEKLKEKGTVTVGFANEKPYAYQDDSGELKGAAVDIATAVFKELGVDNVEGQLADYSQLIPGLNAGKFEVITAGMAITPERCENADFGEPEMMYGEGLIVQKGNPLDLHSYKDLADKDATVSIMSGATENDFVTKEGVDKKQIQSAPDIPATFSAVESGRADATTGTEMTIKMAFESSDSNKLEFVEDFEQPEDIEGVPSYGAAAFKKGNDKLREAYNEKLAELKDSGKVAELLEKNGFSGETNSAPDDITAESVCSGENY
- a CDS encoding ketopantoate reductase family protein — translated: MMNVVVIGAGALGAYFGIRLSEGGANVTFLVREKRARQIEENKLAVKSPQGDYTIKKPQLATDAAEIDQADLVLVCVKGYHLEGTLDNLKKLVDQGAHVLPVLNGIEHISYLQDKLGKDAVIGGLSFIIATLDEQGHVVHSSDFHQLVFGPLHSTQMPICKRLDELCKAANISGKLSGHILYELWKKYTFINAFSGVTTAANLPIGAIRKHNSTFLIVEMILQEMRTLAKAYHTEIAADDVEAAKTQLLNLPDEATSSMHQDRRKGLTLEVDHLHGGALRLAKAVGVDMPYTEAVYGLIKPFENA
- the thiD gene encoding bifunctional hydroxymethylpyrimidine kinase/phosphomethylpyrimidine kinase, whose product is MKKPPRVLTIAGSAAGGSAGIQADLKTFQELDVYGMSVVTAIVARHPTTNKNVHPQTLEAIEAQYATAVDQVGLDALKTGMLFSKEVILKTSEIIQKGATDYHVIDPVMVGKLDSKLLEDDAIEAMKSELFPLATIITPNMPEASFLLDERKLENLDDLKQAAIDLHKLGSRYVLVKGGRLTGPAVDVLYDGTQLTTFTAQRIDTVNTSGAGCSYSAAITAELAKGHDVIEAVKLAKTFVTAAIAYGFTYTEKVGPTYHAAMRMNGEPHQIIVEKMEG
- a CDS encoding tRNA dihydrouridine synthase, which encodes MIDNFWRDLPRPFFVLAPMEDVTNVVFRHVVSEAARPDVFFTEFTNTESYCHPEGKLSVRGRLAFTEDEQPIVAHIWGDKPEYFRQMSIGMAKQGFKGVDINMGCPAPNVAPKGKGCGLIRRPEVAADIIQAAKAGGLPVSVKTRLGYTEVGEWHDWLTHVLKQDIVNLSIHLRTKKEMSKVDAHWELIPEIKKLRDQVAPDTLLTINGDIPDRQTGLKLAQQYGVDGIMIGRGVFKNPFAFEKQPKDHSSKELLDLLRLQLDLHDKYSKAFEPHSFKPLRRFFKIYVRGFRGASELRNQLMKTESTGEVRAMLDNFE
- the ehuC gene encoding ectoine/hydroxyectoine ABC transporter permease subunit EhuC, with product MSTISHVFPILMKGVEVTVTVLLASIVIGYLVAFIAGFCRLSNNIILRKFTGFYVEVFRGTSLIVQLFWFYYALPMLFNFDIGSNYWAGVLAISLNYGAYLSEIVRGSIVSVAKGQTEAATALNMSSFQRMRLVVFPQAVRMMLPEFGNYLILMLKSTSLVSLIGMTDILYQGDILRSANLSQAPTIYLLVLVFYFILALPLIWLTKKMEKVSKKGVASQ
- the ehuA gene encoding ectoine/hydroxyectoine ABC transporter ATP-binding protein EhuA; the protein is MTEPIVMYKDVHKSFGDVKVLRGIDLDIKPGEKIAVIGPSGSGKTTIIRLLMTLEEPTSGDIIVDGKNLWQMKKGNKLVPANEKHLREIRGNIGMVFQHFNLFPHMSILENCMTAPIHVQKENKEQAKKRSMEMLEKVGLGDKLDNYPSQLSGGQKQRVAMARALVMRPKIMLFDEVTSALDPELVGEVLEVIRDIAKEGEMAMVLVTHEMEFARDVADRILFLDNGVIAEQGPPMDVLENTTNERLQSFLHRFRH